In Helianthus annuus cultivar XRQ/B chromosome 8, HanXRQr2.0-SUNRISE, whole genome shotgun sequence, a single genomic region encodes these proteins:
- the LOC110893058 gene encoding uncharacterized protein At2g29880-like, which translates to MDSKKEKGRREIWSKEMVLNLCRFLNKYITKHGRTSPFKWATLQPEFEKVINHKFASDKAMKNKYDSVRKEYNLWKSLKNGETGLGWNESTKQLNCSDEWWKRKFQENPKVLAIQNNQPSIQLQQEWDQLFGDVVASGENCVAPFMDPTTFNEVHVENLEDNNVENLEDDKVEGGNNFFGDFLNEVSQDDASTLSPNEVAKNFEKSTKVNTKPKPVKMKRKGIESLGASILKEHLTQSSLNQQRALEILESDSSKLSQSTKFSIEAAMGLLSRMVDAGLMREDEELWLFAMDLFEDPVKREMFINVPHDHGRLAWLQRKQRLTN; encoded by the exons ATGGATTCTAAAAAAGAGAAAGGGAGAAGAGAAATTTGGTCAAAAGAAATGGTTTTAAACTTATGTCGGTTCCTAAACAAATATATCACGAAGCATGGTCGAACTTCCCCATTCAAATGGGCCACTCTTCAACCAGAGTTTGAAAAAGTTATAAATCATAAATTCGCTAGTGACAAAGCTATGAAGAACAAGTATGACAGTGTGAGAAAAGAGTACAACCTTTGGAAGTCACTTAAGAATGGAGAGACTGGTCTAGGTTGGAATGAAAGTACCAAGCAACTTAATTGTTCTGATGAATGGTGGAAAAGAAAATTTCAG GAAAACCCGAAAGTTCTAGCAATTCAAAATAACCAACCATCTATACAACTACAACAAGAGTGGGATCAGTTATTTGGAGATGTAGTTGCTAGTGGGGAAAATTGTGTGGCACCCTTTATGGATCCAACTACATTCAATGAGGTGCATGTTGAAAACCTTGAGGATAACAATGTTGAGAACCTTGAGGATGACAAAGTTGAGGGAGGTAACAATTTCTTTGGTGACTTTTTGAATGAAGTAAGTCAAGATGATGCATCAACATTAAGCCCAAATGAGGTTgcaaaaaattttgaaaagtctACTAAAGTAAACACTAAGCCTAAACCAGTTAAGATGAAACGTAAAGGGATAGAATCATTGGGAGCTTCAATACTTAAAGAACATTTAACTCAAAGTAGCCTGAATCAACAACGTGCTCTAGAAATATTAGAATCAGATTCTTCCAAACTTAGTCAAAGTACTAAGTTTAGTATTGAAGCTGCTATGGGTTTGCTTAGCCGGATGGTAGATGCAGGATTAATGAGAGAAGATGAGGAGTTGTGGTTATTTGCAATGGATTTATTTGAAGATCCCGTGAAAAGAGAAATGTTTATAAATGTGCCACATGATCATGGTAGGTTAGCATGGCTGCAACGAAAGCAAAGGCTCACCAACTAA